A window of Ranitomeya variabilis isolate aRanVar5 chromosome 2, aRanVar5.hap1, whole genome shotgun sequence contains these coding sequences:
- the SF3B6 gene encoding splicing factor 3B subunit 6: MAMQAAKRANIRLPPEVNRILYIRNLPYKITGEEMYDIFGKYGPIRQIRVGNTPESRGTAYVVYEDIFDAKNACDHLSGFNVCNRYLVVLYYNANRAFQKMDTKKKEEQLKLLKEKYGINTDPPK; encoded by the exons atcCGGTTACCCCCAGAGGTGAACCGCATCCTGTATATCAGAAACTTACCTTATAAAATCACCGGGGAGGAAATGTACGACATCTTTGGGAAATACGGCCCCATCCGGCAGATCAGAGT CGGGAACACACCAGAATCCAGAGGCACCGCGTACGTCGTATACGAGGATATCTTTGACGCCAAGAACGCCTGTGATCATCTCTCTGGCTTCAACGTGTGTAACAGATACCTGGTGGTCCTGTACTACAACGCCAACAGG GCGTTTCAGAAGATGGACACCAAGAAGAAAGAGGAACAGCTCAAGCTACTGAAAGAAAAATATGGAATCAACACCGATCCCCCAAAATAA